TGTTGATCTTGTCGCCGTTGCTGCCGGAGTCGGAGCCGCTGCCACAGGCGGTGGCGGTCAGGGCGAGGACGACGGCGGCCGCGGCGGCGGCGGAGACGCTGCGAAGCTTCATGGAGGAAAGTCCCTTGAGTAGGCGTGAGTTGGGAAGACTAGGTCGTCGGCCGGCTCAGTGGTGAAGGATTTTGGAGAGGAAGTCCTTGGCCCGGTCGCTGCGCGGGTTGCTGAAGAACTCCTCGGGCGACGCCTGCTCGACGATCTTTCCGTCGGCCATGAAGACGACGCGGTTGGCGGCGGAGCGGGCGAAGCCCATCTCGTGGGTGACGACCACCATCGTCATGCCGTCCCGGGCCAGTTGCTGCATGACCTCGAGGACCTCGTTGATCATCTCCGGGTCGAGGGCCGAGGTCGGCTCGTCGAAGAGCATGACCTTCGGGCCCATCGCGAGGGCGCGGGCGATGGCCACGCGCTGCTGCTGGCCGCCGGAGAGCTGGGCGGGGTACTTGTCGGCCTGGGTGCCGACGCCGACCCGGTCGAGCAGGGCCCGGGCCTTGGCCTCGGCGGCCTTCTTCTCCGTCTTGCGAACCTTGATCTGACCCAGCATCACGTTCTCGAGCACCGTCTTGTGCGCGAAGAGGTTGAACGACTGGAAGACCATGCCGACGTCGGACCGCAGCCGGGCGAGCTCCCGGCCCTCCTGCGGCAGCGGCTTGCCGTCGATGGTGATGGTGCCGGAGTCGATGCTCTCCAGCCGGTTGATCGTGCGGCACAGCGTCGACTTGCCGGACCCGGACGGTCCGATGACGACCACGACCTCGCCGCGGGTGATCGTCAGATCGATGTCCTGGAGGACATGCAGCGCGCCGAAGTGCTTGTTGACATCGGACAGTACGACCAGGTCGTCCGCGGCGCGCGGGGTGTCCTCGAGAACCTTGGACACTGACTCTCCGCTCATCGGCCTCTTGCTCCGTCCTCCTCGGTTGGGGAGGACACTAGAGACCCGATGTGACGAGCGTCATCACATCTGAGCGGAAATTGAGGATAACGATACGGCCGCAACCGGACACAGTGCGTGAAGGTGACGCCTCGCGCCGTACCGGGTCCATAACGGAAACGGCTGCGTAACAGGGGGACACTTGACTGTGACACCCATGTTCGGTGTTCATGCCCTGGTGGCACCTGGTACACAGAGAGCCGCCATCGGCAGAACCGAGGACCCAGGACTCAAGGACTTCACGGAGGAGGTACGCATGCGACTGCTGCTCGTCGAGGACGACGACCACGTCGCCGCCGCCCTCTCCGCGATCCTCGCGAAGCACGGCTTCATGGTCACGCACGCCCGCAACGGCGAGGAGGCGCTCCAGGCCGTCCTGCCCACCGCGCAGGGCGAGCGGCCCTCGTACGGGGTGATCCTGCTCGACCTCGGCCTGCCCGACCAGGACGGCTACCAGGTCTGCGGCCGCATCCGGAAGCTCACCACCACCCCCGTGATCATGGTGACCGCGCGCGGAGACGTGCGCTCCCGGATCCACGGGCTCAACCTCGGAGCCGACGACTACGTCGTCAAGCCCTACGACCCCGGCGAGCTCCTCGCCCGCATCCACGCCGTCAGCCGGCGCCGCGCCGGAGCCGAGGAGACCGCGGGGACCGAGGGCGCCACCGACGGGACCGTGCTGCGGCTCGGCCCCGTCACCGTCGAGCTGCCCACCCGCCGGGTCAGCGTCGACGGCGAGAGCGTCCCGCTCACCCGCAAGGAGTTCGACCTGCTCGCCCTCCTCGCCCAGCGGCCCGGAGTCGTCTTCCGCCGCGAGCAGATCATCAGCGAGGTCTGGCACACCAGCTGGGAGGGGACCGGCCGCACCCTGGAGGTGCACGTCGCCTCCCTGCGCTCCAAGCTGCGGATGCCCGCCCTGATCGAGACCGTGCGCGGCGTCGGCTACCGCCTCGTCGCCCCCGCCGCGTAACCCCTCCGGACGGCCCCTGACGTGCGCACCCGACTCCTCCCGCTGCTCATCGTGCTGATGGCCGGCGTGCTGCTCGCCCTCGGCTTCCCGCTCGCCGCCAGCCTCGCCGCGTCCGAGCAGCAGCGGGTCGTCGTCGACCGCCTCGACGACGCCGCGCGCTTCGCCGCCCTCGCCCAGTTCGTCAGCGAGAGCAACCCCGGCACCGACGAGCGGCAGGCCACCCTCAGCGGTGAACTCGCCAGCTACCACGACGTGTACGGCATCCGCGCCGGGATCTTCTACCGCGACAACCGCTCCATGGCCGCCGCCCCCGAGGACTGGGTCGTCCCGTACGACGGGGAGGGCCGGCGCGCCTTCAACGAGGCGCTGCTCGGG
The DNA window shown above is from Streptomyces vietnamensis and carries:
- a CDS encoding amino acid ABC transporter ATP-binding protein — protein: MSGESVSKVLEDTPRAADDLVVLSDVNKHFGALHVLQDIDLTITRGEVVVVIGPSGSGKSTLCRTINRLESIDSGTITIDGKPLPQEGRELARLRSDVGMVFQSFNLFAHKTVLENVMLGQIKVRKTEKKAAEAKARALLDRVGVGTQADKYPAQLSGGQQQRVAIARALAMGPKVMLFDEPTSALDPEMINEVLEVMQQLARDGMTMVVVTHEMGFARSAANRVVFMADGKIVEQASPEEFFSNPRSDRAKDFLSKILHH
- a CDS encoding response regulator transcription factor, translating into MRLLLVEDDDHVAAALSAILAKHGFMVTHARNGEEALQAVLPTAQGERPSYGVILLDLGLPDQDGYQVCGRIRKLTTTPVIMVTARGDVRSRIHGLNLGADDYVVKPYDPGELLARIHAVSRRRAGAEETAGTEGATDGTVLRLGPVTVELPTRRVSVDGESVPLTRKEFDLLALLAQRPGVVFRREQIISEVWHTSWEGTGRTLEVHVASLRSKLRMPALIETVRGVGYRLVAPAA